The DNA segment TGCCCCCATCACCGCAATAAACTCACCCTTTTTGATCGATAAATTGATTTTTCTGAGCACCCAGCGTTTCGTCCGGCTGTAGCAATAAGAAACATCATCAAAGCAAATCATATCCTTCACCACAATTAAGTCCCCTTCCACTTATAGATAGTAGTTGGCCGTTATAATTGCGGCGCAATACAGGCACACGAGTGCAAATGCTACCCAGTCACTTGGTTTCGTATGAATCTCACTGACGTAGGTCTTCTTCTTGAACGCACCAAATGCCCGCGAATCCATGGCAATGCCCATTTGCTGGGCACGACGCATCCCGCCGATCACCAGAGGCGTGACAAGGGCGGGGTAAGCCTTTGCCTTAACAATAATATTTTTGTGTTCAAAGGCGGTCATACCACGCATTTTCTGCGCTTCCTGGATCGACCGGATCTCGTTTTGAAACATGGGAACCATGTTCATGGTGGTCGTCATGATGTAAGCGGCCTTGTACGGTAAGCCCATCTTGGTCATGCCAAGGGCCAAACGGTTCAAGGGGGTCGTCATCGTAAGCATGGGCATCAACAAAATTAGTGAACAGAGCCGGATGCCCAGTATAATTCCGTAAATCAGACCGTCAAGCTTGAGAATTCCCAGAAGATTGCGTTCCGCATCAGGGTAAAAAATCATTTGCAGTACAATAATGAATACGATAAGAAAGGACAAAAATTTCAAGTACCCCGTTAAGTATTTCCCCGGAAGCCGGGCAGCAAACCACAGGGCTAAAAATGTCACAAGAAATACGATTACCAAATAAAGGATGGTGACCATAAATACGGTCACAGTCAGCATCAAAACACCGATTAATTTGATTCTCGGATCCATTCTTGTCAAGTAACTCTCTTGTGCTTCGGTCATTGACATTGCCAAATTCTCCTCATTTCCTTGTGCTATGAACACCGATCATGTTCCATGCTTATTGAAGGTGGTAAGCCACCTTACACCGGCAAAATAT comes from the Candidatus Hydrogenedentota bacterium genome and includes:
- a CDS encoding energy-coupling factor transporter transmembrane protein EcfT, which encodes MSMTEAQESYLTRMDPRIKLIGVLMLTVTVFMVTILYLVIVFLVTFLALWFAARLPGKYLTGYLKFLSFLIVFIIVLQMIFYPDAERNLLGILKLDGLIYGIILGIRLCSLILLMPMLTMTTPLNRLALGMTKMGLPYKAAYIMTTTMNMVPMFQNEIRSIQEAQKMRGMTAFEHKNIIVKAKAYPALVTPLVIGGMRRAQQMGIAMDSRAFGAFKKKTYVSEIHTKPSDWVAFALVCLYCAAIITANYYL